Genomic segment of Edaphobacter bradus:
CCAGCTTGCCATCTCGACATGCTTATCGCTCCTGATCTCAATGGCGATAACATCAGGGCGAGTCACTCATCGAAACCGGAACAGGGAGTCTTGTGGCATTCCTGGTGGTTGGTCGGCTATTCGGAGACTATCGTGTCTCTGTCGCCGGCGAAGTTCCTCGAAAACGAGGTTCCCAATAACTGCGGATTCCTCAAATTTCAAACTGACCTGACGGATCAGCTATATTAGTAAATTAGAATATTCGATATTTGATAGGTGGTCTCACATGCCCGACTCCCTTCGGCGTTTTAAGGCAGACATCTTCCAGGCGCTGGCCCATCCGACGCGCATCGCCATCATCGAGCTGCTGAGCGCAGGGGAGCTCTCGGCGGGGATCCTGATCGAGAAGCTTGGCATGGAACAGGCCAACGTCTCCCAGCACCTTGCCGTCCTGCGGGCGAAGCAGATCGTGGCGAACCGGAGGGCCGGAAACCAGGTCTTCTACTCGGTCCGCGATCCGATCATCCTCGAAGTGCTGGCGCTGATGCGGCGCTACTTTCAGAAGCATGTCGGCGAGGCGATGGAGGCGCTGGGTGAGATGGAGAGCGACCTGATGGAGTCATCGCGATGAGAGTTCCGGAACAATGGCTTCCCCGCTCAATCCAGAGTCTGCGCGGCTACACGGCGGCAATGTTTGGACACGACCTGATCGCCGGTGTGACGGTAGGTCTGGTCGCTTTGCCTTTGGCGATGGGATTCGGCATCGCCTCCGGGGTAACGCCGCAGGCTGGGCTATATACCGCGGTCATCGCCGGCTTTCTGATCTCAGCCCTGGGAGGCTCACGGACGCAGATTGGCGGACCTACCGGCGCGTTTGTCGTGATTGTCGCTGGAATCGTAGCCCGCTTTGGGATCGCCGGCCTCGCGCTCGTGACCGTAAT
This window contains:
- a CDS encoding ArsR/SmtB family transcription factor, with amino-acid sequence MPDSLRRFKADIFQALAHPTRIAIIELLSAGELSAGILIEKLGMEQANVSQHLAVLRAKQIVANRRAGNQVFYSVRDPIILEVLALMRRYFQKHVGEAMEALGEMESDLMESSR